The Aspergillus luchuensis IFO 4308 DNA, chromosome 6, nearly complete sequence genome segment AGCCAGGAGGAAGGCCGAACCCATGAGCGTTCCAAAGGCAGCATAGAAATGCGGACCATCGTAATATAGATACGACGCCCATATGTTCGAGGTACAGCCGATAGAGTTCACCAGGGCGGAGGCGGCAGCGCGTTTAGACACCGGACGGGCCATATGCAGGTTGATAGTTTTGtagagaagaagctgcggACCGACAGAGGCAAACGGGAGGATCATCATTGCAAAGTACCGTGCGCCGATGTTGAGGGTGGACATGAGGATGATGTACATGACGACGGAGATGGAAATGCAGGCCATGATGAGTGGGTAGATGGTGTTGTAGCGATCGGAGTAGAACATGAGGCCGTAGTAGACTATGCCCGCAAGGACGTAGGGCGGTGcggtgaggaggagactGATGGTATCAGAGGAGAATCCGAGGGAGCCGACTAAGGTGGGGAAGTAATTGGCGATGGAGCCTTGGCATTGGGAGAGCATGTTGCAGAAGATCATCAGAACGAGTTTGGGGTCGGAGAGGGCTTTCAGGAATCCGCGAAGGATGGGTTCGTTTTCGGAGCCTTCGGCGGCTCCGGCTTCGGATTCGATGCGCCATACGGCCAGGTCCCGCTCGATTGGGGAGAGGATGCGACTGTTGTGTGGAAATCCGGGCATGATTAAAGCGCAGATTATGCCGATGCCGACTGTGGCGCTGccctcgatgatgaagagccaTTGCCAGCCGGCGATGTTGTGGACACCGTCTAGTTGGAGGATGGCTGCGGCGAAGAGTCCTCCGAAGGCGTTGCCGACTTGTTGGGCGATGTAGAGACCGGCGATGCGCTTGCCAAGTTCCGCTTTGGTGTACCAGGCTGAGAGGTAGTAGATTGctccggggaagaagacggctTCGGCAATGCCGAGGATGGCGCGCACGGCGAGTAGTTGGCCGTAGTTGTGAACAGCTGCGGTTGCAGCTGAGATGCAGCCCCATATAGTGACCGCAAGACAGATGTACATGCCCGGTCGGGCGATtctggtgatgaggaggttgcTGGGGATTTGGAAGGGCAGATATCCAACAAATAGAATTGAGACGGCCGTGGCAAACTGGTCTGTTGACATGTGGAGATCTTCCATGATGCCCTGCAGCTTGGCTGAAGCAAGGTTCTGACGATCGATGTAGTTCAGAATATACAAGAGGCCAACCGTAGGCAGAACCATGAGGTCCACCTTGCGGATGATTCTCCGATTGAGGCGTCGGCGCTCATCTTCGCTAAGGCTGCGTAGGGACTCTGGCATGCGCTCGTACGCATCGCCAACAACATCATTGACCTGCCCTTCTGCAGAGGAAATATTGCCCTCCGACTTGATGGACGAGGGGCGTTTCTTGAGATCCATTGATTTATCCATGACAGCAGGAGTGGGGGCTTGAAAAGGACCTGCGAGCTGTTGCTCCAGGGGAGACTGGCCAAGATATTAAGGAGCGTCAAAGGTGTATATCATGTTATTCTGATTGGATAGGCCGGTGCTATCCATGAAATCTGGGTAATGCCGACCGGCTATTGATGTGGAGTGTGTTACGAACCGTGGTGAGTCACTGATTCGCTGGTAATCAAGCGCCGGGTAGataaggagggaggagcgCACTAACCTTATCTTTTATCCTCCACATGAAGACAGTCCAGTCCATGTGTGACAAGCCTTTGCTGgaggagtggaggaggaagaggagttgaGATGGATCGGCGGAGCTCCTCCCGGAGCGCTAAACACTCCTCCCGTTCAACTCCCTCCCCGCATGGGCGAACTTCCCTGAACACGACCAATATCCCTGTAGTAGGCCAACTACTTAACTGACAATGTCGACGAGTTCAGTAAGAGTCATCATTGCCTATCTCAGAATCCTCCTGATACCACCGTCACGATGACTTACACGAAGACCTACCCCACTCCTCTCACAACCGAGATTTCCAACCCTCGGCTGCGGCTTCTGAACAAGATCAAAGCCGGAGAATACCCGTTAATGACTTTCATGGCCCTTCCTTCCGTGCGCATGGCTCAGATTGTCGCTCTGACCGGGGTTGACGGTATCATCATTGATTGCGAACATGGCCATATCTCCGACGACGCCATGCACAACTCTGTCGcagccatctcctccctggGTGTATCCCCCATCATCCGCATTCGCGGTCCCACTCATGACATTGTCAAGCGTGCGCTCGATACGGGTGCCCACGGCATCATGGTTCCCCAAATAAACACCGTCGAAGAGGCGCAACAAGTGGTGGCATCTGCCAAATTCCCGCCACAGGGATTGCGGGGCCAAGGGTCCGCCTTTCCTGCCATTGGCCATGGTCTGACTACCCCCGAGTATATGAAGTCAGCCAACGAgactatcatcaccatgattCAGATTGAGACCCGTGCTGGTGTGGAGAATGTCGACGCAATCTGTGCCGTTCCAGGGGTGGATCTTGTCTTCATCGGACCCAATGACTTGGCACAGTCTCTCCTCGGATACGTGCCTGCACGGGGAGATGAACCGGAGTTTGTTGCTGCAGTTGAGAAGATTGTTGCGGCGGCGAGGAAGCATGGCAAGTGGGCAGGGAGAATGGTCAACAATGGGAGTTTGGCAAAGGAGGCTAGAAAGACATATGACACGGTCGCTATCACGGGCGACACCAAAGCGATTCAAAATTGGTATATGGCAGAGTTTGAGGTAGCAAGGTCATGAACAGAGTGGACtgtatagaatagaaaaCATTGTCATTTAGCTGGACTAGAAGAATGAGCGTATTGCCTCGTATCGAAGACTCTTCTACTGTAGCATGGCTAAGGACATGTACTGCTTATATCCATGACCAAATAGAGATAGAATTGACGAATCTCAGTGAGCTGATAATGAAGTAGGTGGAAAAATGGAGGAAGGGATAAAGTGAAGcatgagagggagagggaagaagagaaggagggggaagaccAACCACGCAATCACCTGACAGAAGTGTCATCTCTCATGCTTTCCTGCTCAAATTCGCATCATGAACGACTAGCTCACAAGCTAGATTTCTACAACATATACACCATCACTGGAAATCTTATGCCAATTCCCACTGCTAGACATGAAAGTTTACTACTGAGTCAAGTGTTTCGCGGAGTAAAAAGTTTCTATTTAGAATGTTATGGGAATTTATTTTTGTGCATTAACGACCCTCTAATACCAACCCAATGACTCACGCCTGCGCGATACATTCAATCTCAATGACCGTTCCATCACCCGGAGGGACCGCCTGGAGACATGACCGAGAAGGCATTGGCTTGGGCAGGAAATCGATATACACCTCATTCATGGCAGCAAAGTCCTTCATGTCTGCCAGGTAGACGTTGTACTTGACTACTTGCTCGAGCGATGAGCCGGACAGCTCAAGAACCTCCTTCAGGTTTTGGAGTACAGTTCGCTGTTCAGCTGGTTAGATGGCCGGATGCTGTACGCTGGGTGGGGGCATGCTTACTGTGGCTTGCTTGATCTCTCCAGTGGCTGTTTGACCGGCGCAGAAGACGAGTCCGGGAACCTTGACTGCAGGGCCTGCAAATACAGAGTCAGTCAATTCCCCATTTTGTGAGAGGCATGTTAGGAAGGACTACTCACAGTTGTGAGGCTTGGGAGGGAACTTCTCGCTCGAGATAAGTTGGCGCGCCATCGTGATTGGATGAGTTTGAATGGTAATCTTCGACACTCTGAGATTAGAGCTTGTGATCTGAAAGGGGGATGCCAATGACATTGAACCCCCCTTTAAATGGCCTCTTTGCCTGTCATCTGTTGCGACATTTCTCGTGGATGGCGATGCCAAGCCTGCACTGCGGAGGCTGTGGGAGGAGCTCCTCCCTTATCGTTATCACGGTTATACCTGACTTGCTGGGTTGATCGGCACGAACTAACCACCTTCGGCGATCCGAGAGCAACCCTATCGGACACGCTATGATAACGACGCCATCGAGGGAGGAGGCTTGGTTAGGAGGAAGAACGCGAGGTCGATAAGCATCCGTCATACCATTGCTTCATCTGTTACTGCTCCAGAGGCAGTACTGTACGCATTCCGTGGGCTCCTCTGCCAGAAGAGCTCCCCTGAACTGTATCACATGGCTTGGGTAATCTGGGCATGGCGGACGCCGAGATAGTCTCAATCTAGACGTGTATATAATCAGACTTCAATTCGAAGTAGAAGAGATAGCAAATAGCCATATCACAGTCACTGCATATCATTGATCAAACAATATAAATCTTCCTTGTTCAAAAACCATCATGGCGCCCACAGCTCCATTCAACCCTCCTTCAGCTGACCTGCCCGGGAAGCCATCTGTGCCAGAATGGGTTCCCCCTCCGGTAACAAAGGAGAAGCACAACTTTGCTCAGCTCAAGTCAATTGATCTTTCGCTGCTCGACTCAGAGGACCCAGCAGTAGTAGATCATCTGATCCAACAGGTCAAGATCGCCATccgtgatgatggtttcctcttccttgagaACTACGGCGTTTCCTTGGAGCAGGTAGGTGGAAGCCCTCAAGAGTGACAATGGTACACTTACTAATAGGTCTTGTCTGCAGCTCCACCGCCAATTCGCCCTTGCACAGTATCTCTACAACAACATCAGCGAGGAAGACAAACAGCGCCTCCTGTTCCACCCCGATACAGGTCTCTGGTCTGGATACAAGCACCCGTACGGATTCAAGGTAAGACACCActcccaccttctccaatgCTATAGAAACTAACCTCAACATACAGCGCAACCGTGGCCCCGCCGACGGAATCGAGCAATTCAACTGGTACAAGCAGGACTGGGAGGACATCAACCGAGTCCCCACATGCCTGCATCCATTCATGGATGAGATCGAGGCTTTCTGCAACTACCTGACGCAGTCGGTCAACCGACGCCTCCTTACCCTCTTCTCCCGTGTTCTTGAGCTACCCGACGACTACCTCTGGAACAACGTCCAGTCTCATGGCAGCCCAACCGGAGAAGGCTACTTCCGACACGCCCTCTTCCGACCAGTGCAGAAACAAACTGAGGAGGCCTCGAAGGGTCTCCGTATGCACGGACACACCGACTTTGGCTTGACCACGCTGTTGTTCTCCGTCCCCATCTCTTGTCTTCAGATCTGGGGCCGTGATGAACAATGGTATTATGTGCCATACAAGCCCGGTGCGCTGGTCATTAACATTGGGGATACTTTGGAGATTGTGTCGGGAGGACACTTCAAGGCGACTCGCCATCGCGTGTATAAGCCACCAGTGGATCAGTTGAATGAGGAGCGACTGTCGTTGGTACTGTTCAACAGTTCGGTTGGTGATTTGAGAATGGCGCCTGCATATGGTAAGTGTGCTTGATTTTGAGATGCAGAAGGGATTATTTTATGCTAATAACTGCTAGACTCCCCTCTTATCCAACGGGAAGGATGTGTTGAGGAGCAAGGCGTCTACAAGGAGTTCCGTCGACTCACATCGCAGGGCCAATTGGTCCCAACGAACCGTGAATGGCGCGAGATCCAGATTGCCACTGTCACAGATCCAACGGATACTGTGCGCAATCGACTTGGAGCTGACCAGGTGCTTATTGATGGAAAGATTATGCATCAGCGAGAGTACATGGGGGTCAAGGTTGTTCTGCCTGTTTGATGGGTCAGCAGATTGTGTGGTGGCTGAGATGTAGAATGACTGTATGCAACGTATTTTATTCCAGAATTTATCattcaatattattttcGATTCGAGTCTCAAGATTTCTGAGGGTACAAGTAAACAGTGATATGTGCGATCGTCTAAACCCCCATAGCGAGAAATGTATCTGCAATTTAAAACATTCATGCTTACACTCCTCCGCACTGTCacttcaatttcttttcaaATCGGGACTCTATCCCTCCCATATCACTCTTCATCATAAAGTCAATCGCCCCCATCCGCGCACCCTTGATACATCGAGCTTACTCCAATCAGGAAACCAACATGTACAACACCAGAAACAGCTAATAgccacaatcatcatcactctaCTGCATGACTATATATCTTAACTGCCACACTACTCAGGAAAATGCTAATCATCACCTCAGCCCTCCAGCCAACAATAGGCTCTGCCCTGTCATATACCCGGTCGTAACTAGCATCAAAACCACATTCGCCGTCTCCTCTGGCGTCCCCAACCTCCCCAGCGGAATCCCCTTTACCACCTCCGGCACTGCCGCAGCATTCGGGATCATCCCCGTGTCCCCAATCATAGCAGGAGCGACATCATTTACACTGATATTGTACTCAGCCAATCTGGTAGCAAGGTTTCTCATCATGCCGGTGAGACCGCCCTTGGAGGCTGCGTAATCTAGATAGCAATTTCAAGTAATCAGTAATATACTCTTTTGCTATGCGTGCAGGTTATATATGACAAGGGAGATAACTCACGACACCCATTAATCCCACCCCCATAAGCCGCAATAGACGACATAAAAACAATGCGTCCCCAGCGCTGTGCCTTCATGTGCTCGACCACGCCCTTGACTAGGATGAACGACGCGCGGAGATTAGTGGTTATCATGTCGTCAAAGTCAGAGATATCGATGTCCCAGATATTTGTAATTCGCTTGCCGGTCCCGGCGTTGGAGATGAGAATGTCAGGGCTGTGGCCATCATGTTGGGCGATGATTTGGTCGAATAATGAGGTAATGTCGGTAGCTGAGCGGAGGTCGACttggtggatggagatgCGGAGATCGGGATGGCGGGTTTGCAGATCTCCGTGGAGAGATTGTATCGCAGCGACATTGGTGGAGTATGTGAGGGCTAGGTGGACGCCATTTTCGGCGAGTTTGTGGGCGCAGGCGGAACCGATACTGAATTGAGGAGTCTGTTAGTCCTAGTGCTTCAATCTTGGGGCTAAGTGAGGGACAAGGTTCCATGGGAATTACGAGAGAAAACTGACCCTCCTGAAGCGCCGGTGACTAGGGCTAGTCGACCTCGGATGTCGTTTGCGGACATTGTTTAGATTGGCTGGTTACCAGTACTGGTTGGTATATATCCTGATATCTTAGATTCAGGATAGCAATCAAGTATTTCCTTTCAGGGAGAAGTTCGGAGTGGCCAGTGGTGCATTATCAAGAGCCAGATAGCAGAATACCCGAGCTTATAGTATCTCGGAGCTCCTCCGGGACCCACATGgagctcctcctcgcccagtAAGTTGTCTGTAGGGCCGCATGAATAGGTCTTGGCCCCTGAAATGGAATGTAAAGAAGTATTTCGAGTTGGGCAAGAAATCGTTTCTAAAGGTTTAGCGTTGTATCTGAAATTGAAAGAGTACGGTGATGTCATGTCGTCGTAGTAAAACATCCAAGCCTCGGGGATAATACTTTGCAATGATTGGGTAACTGTAGCCAGGATCACGCTGCAAAGAGCATTCCTCTATCTCTTCCTTATCTTCGTTATGACTCATTGTAAAATTTCCCCATTCTAGCATATGAATTCTGATTTGGCAGGTTCCTTGAATGGTATAGTGACTCATGCAATCAACAGATAATATGTTGCAGCCTATAACACTGAAGTCGTGCCCACGGCGACTAATTATGTGTCGATGTACCTGTCATGACTTGGCAGGGATCTGTGTGTGGTTGGCAACATTTCTGTACTCAGGGACCCTCTAATGATATGATTAGaactcttttcctttctgtcCTCCTTTCTGGACCTACCCAGCTGTTGTAAGCGTGATATTGTCCCACTTACCATGGGGTTGCCTACCTTACAAGTGCATTATCGCTACTTCTTCGAATGGTATTGCCCAAACAGGATGAGTGCGGCTACAGAAAGGATTTAATTGACGAACATGCTCTTTCAATTACCGGCTCTTTAG includes the following:
- a CDS encoding uncharacterized protein (COG:G;~EggNog:ENOG410PVTK;~InterPro:IPR020846,IPR011701,IPR036259;~PFAM:PF07690;~TransMembrane:12 (i61-78o102-124i131-152o158-180i192-213o225-247i297-318o330-353i360-382o388-409i421-443o449-472i);~go_function: GO:0022857 - transmembrane transporter activity [Evidence IEA];~go_process: GO:0055085 - transmembrane transport [Evidence IEA]), which translates into the protein MDKSMDLKKRPSSIKSEGNISSAEGQVNDVVGDAYERMPESLRSLSEDERRRLNRRIIRKVDLMVLPTVGLLYILNYIDRQNLASAKLQGIMEDLHMSTDQFATAVSILFVGYLPFQIPSNLLITRIARPGMYICLAVTIWGCISAATAAVHNYGQLLAVRAILGIAEAVFFPGAIYYLSAWYTKAELGKRIAGLYIAQQVGNAFGGLFAAAILQLDGVHNIAGWQWLFIIEGSATVGIGIICALIMPGFPHNSRILSPIERDLAVWRIESEAGAAEGSENEPILRGFLKALSDPKLVLMIFCNMLSQCQGSIANYFPTLVGSLGFSSDTISLLLTAPPYVLAGIVYYGLMFYSDRYNTIYPLIMACISISVVMYIILMSTLNIGARYFAMMILPFASVGPQLLLYKTINLHMARPVSKRAAASALVNSIGCTSNIWASYLYYDGPHFYAAFGTLMGSAFLLAATVTVYRWLVRRENTYLDSGDPDLIGKVVKGGVTEEMVQLRWRYEMY
- a CDS encoding HpcH/HpaI aldolase family protein (COG:G;~EggNog:ENOG410PJK5;~InterPro:IPR005000,IPR015813,IPR040442;~PFAM:PF03328;~go_function: GO:0003824 - catalytic activity [Evidence IEA]), with product MTYTKTYPTPLTTEISNPRLRLLNKIKAGEYPLMTFMALPSVRMAQIVALTGVDGIIIDCEHGHISDDAMHNSVAAISSLGVSPIIRIRGPTHDIVKRALDTGAHGIMVPQINTVEEAQQVVASAKFPPQGLRGQGSAFPAIGHGLTTPEYMKSANETIITMIQIETRAGVENVDAICAVPGVDLVFIGPNDLAQSLLGYVPARGDEPEFVAAVEKIVAAARKHGKWAGRMVNNGSLAKEARKTYDTVAITGDTKAIQNWYMAEFEVARS
- a CDS encoding RidA family protein (COG:J;~EggNog:ENOG410PWSZ;~InterPro:IPR006175,IPR035959;~PFAM:PF01042) — encoded protein: MSLASPFQITSSNLRVSKITIQTHPITMARQLISSEKFPPKPHNCPAVKVPGLVFCAGQTATGEIKQATEVLELSGSSLEQVVKYNVYLADMKDFAAMNEVYIDFLPKPMPSRSCLQAVPPGDGTVIEIECIAQA
- a CDS encoding uncharacterized protein (COG:Q;~EggNog:ENOG410PU9J;~InterPro:IPR026992,IPR027443,IPR005123;~PFAM:PF03171,PF14226;~go_function: GO:0016491 - oxidoreductase activity [Evidence IEA];~go_process: GO:0055114 - oxidation-reduction process [Evidence IEA]), which translates into the protein MAPTAPFNPPSADLPGKPSVPEWVPPPVTKEKHNFAQLKSIDLSLLDSEDPAVVDHLIQQVKIAIRDDGFLFLENYGVSLEQLHRQFALAQYLYNNISEEDKQRLLFHPDTGLWSGYKHPYGFKRNRGPADGIEQFNWYKQDWEDINRVPTCLHPFMDEIEAFCNYLTQSVNRRLLTLFSRVLELPDDYLWNNVQSHGSPTGEGYFRHALFRPVQKQTEEASKGLRMHGHTDFGLTTLLFSVPISCLQIWGRDEQWYYVPYKPGALVINIGDTLEIVSGGHFKATRHRVYKPPVDQLNEERLSLVLFNSSVGDLRMAPAYDSPLIQREGCVEEQGVYKEFRRLTSQGQLVPTNREWREIQIATVTDPTDTVRNRLGADQVLIDGKIMHQREYMGVKVVLPV
- a CDS encoding SDR family NAD(P)-dependent oxidoreductase (COG:Q;~EggNog:ENOG410PNBN;~InterPro:IPR002347,IPR036291,IPR020904;~PFAM:PF00106,PF13561,PF08659,PF01370;~go_function: GO:0016491 - oxidoreductase activity [Evidence IEA];~go_process: GO:0055114 - oxidation-reduction process [Evidence IEA]), with product MSANDIRGRLALVTGASGGIGSACAHKLAENGVHLALTYSTNVAAIQSLHGDLQTRHPDLRISIHQVDLRSATDITSLFDQIIAQHDGHSPDILISNAGTGKRITNIWDIDISDFDDMITTNLRASFILVKGVVEHMKAQRWGRIVFMSSIAAYGGGINGCHYAASKGGLTGMMRNLATRLAEYNISVNDVAPAMIGDTGMIPNAAAVPEVVKGIPLGRLGTPEETANVVLMLVTTGYMTGQSLLLAGGLR